In a single window of the Pseudomonas entomophila genome:
- a CDS encoding C13 family peptidase, with protein sequence MRSLLPFTLIVLLTACGEGEPLSPPDARLPDGGRYRGQVVNGLLQGEGRIDYPNGSWYAGTFKDGQWHGQGEWHGSNGEVYRGQFSEGLFQGLGDLTTPGSHYAGTFKHGRRDGEGTLKQHDQTYRGQFKDDQYDGAGQLELADGSRYQGLFVKGKPNGAGVRSDASGNQFSGHFIDGKLQGAGTYDSTDGEQYIGEFKDNRLEGRGRYENADGDVWIGDFKDGVLAGEGELLGSDGSRYKGGFRDWRFNGLGTLQLADGSQYAGSFADDAYQGHGRLTRADGKAEGGTWANGVRVRDEKGKLLPDPLDLALLNQGKLLDDALAKVPRSVAPLQLYSLVVAGDGQQSVFLREADYVSNMLKVRFGAQGQVTLVNHRDHLADRPMATRENLTRAARTLAERSGPEDLVFIYLTSHGSHDHQLVLDQPRLQLADLSADELASALAPLKERDKVIVISACYSGGYIAPLKDDRTLIMTAARPDRVSFGCSEEADFTYFGDALFAQALNQTDDLKQAFELARKTVAERERRDGFDASEPQLWAPPAVIAHWQRLRRQQAEQALGNDALPAAGDRAKTSGTH encoded by the coding sequence ATGCGCTCACTGCTCCCCTTCACCCTGATCGTGCTGCTCACCGCCTGTGGCGAAGGCGAACCGCTGTCGCCACCGGACGCACGCCTGCCCGATGGCGGCCGCTACCGTGGCCAGGTGGTCAATGGCCTGCTGCAAGGTGAAGGACGCATCGACTACCCCAACGGCAGCTGGTACGCCGGCACCTTCAAGGATGGCCAGTGGCACGGCCAGGGCGAATGGCACGGCAGCAATGGCGAGGTGTACCGCGGCCAGTTCAGCGAAGGGCTGTTCCAGGGCCTGGGCGACCTCACCACTCCCGGCAGCCACTACGCTGGTACGTTCAAACACGGCCGACGCGATGGCGAGGGCACGCTGAAGCAGCACGACCAGACTTACCGCGGCCAGTTCAAGGACGACCAGTACGATGGCGCCGGCCAACTGGAACTGGCTGACGGCAGCCGCTACCAGGGCCTGTTCGTCAAGGGTAAGCCCAATGGCGCGGGGGTTCGCAGCGACGCCAGCGGCAACCAGTTCAGCGGCCACTTCATCGACGGCAAGCTACAGGGCGCCGGCACCTACGACAGCACAGACGGCGAGCAATACATCGGTGAATTCAAGGACAATCGCCTGGAGGGTCGTGGCCGCTACGAGAACGCCGATGGCGATGTGTGGATCGGCGACTTCAAGGACGGCGTGCTGGCCGGTGAAGGCGAGCTGCTGGGCAGCGATGGCAGCCGCTACAAAGGCGGTTTCCGCGACTGGCGCTTCAACGGCTTGGGCACCCTGCAACTGGCCGATGGCAGCCAGTATGCCGGCAGCTTCGCCGACGACGCCTACCAAGGCCACGGCCGCTTGACCCGCGCCGACGGCAAGGCCGAGGGCGGCACCTGGGCCAATGGTGTGCGTGTGCGCGACGAGAAGGGCAAGCTGCTCCCCGACCCGCTCGACCTCGCCCTGCTCAACCAGGGCAAGCTGCTGGACGACGCACTGGCCAAGGTCCCACGCTCAGTCGCGCCGCTGCAACTGTACAGCCTGGTGGTGGCCGGGGACGGCCAGCAGAGCGTGTTCCTGCGCGAGGCCGACTATGTCAGCAACATGCTCAAGGTACGCTTCGGCGCCCAGGGCCAGGTCACCTTGGTCAACCACCGCGACCACCTGGCCGACCGTCCCATGGCCACCCGCGAGAACCTCACCCGCGCCGCCCGCACCCTGGCCGAACGCAGCGGCCCGGAAGACCTGGTGTTCATCTACCTGACCAGCCACGGCAGCCACGATCACCAGTTGGTGCTGGACCAGCCGCGCCTGCAACTGGCCGACCTGAGCGCCGACGAACTGGCAAGTGCCCTGGCGCCACTCAAGGAGCGCGACAAGGTGATTGTCATCTCGGCCTGCTATTCCGGAGGCTACATCGCTCCGCTCAAGGACGACCGGACCCTGATCATGACCGCCGCGCGCCCCGACCGGGTATCTTTCGGCTGTTCGGAAGAGGCTGACTTCACCTACTTCGGCGACGCCCTGTTCGCTCAGGCACTGAACCAGACCGACGACCTGAAACAGGCGTTTGAACTGGCGCGCAAGACCGTTGCCGAAAGAGAACGACGGGACGGTTTCGACGCCTCCGAGCCGCAGCTCTGGGCGCCGCCAGCGGTAATCGCACACTGGCAGCGCCTGCGCCGGCAACAGGCCGAGCAAGCCTTGGGCAACGACGCCCTCCCCGCAGCGGGTGACCGGGCAAAAACATCGGGCACCCACTAA
- a CDS encoding MaoC family dehydratase has product MPYVPVTELSQYVGKELGRSAWLKIDQQRINLFAEATGDYQFIHVDPVKAAKTPFGTTIAHGFLTLSLIPKLMEDILVLPEGLKMVVNYGLDSVRFIQPVKVDSNVRLKVELVDATEKKPGQWLLKATATLEIEGEEKPAYIAEPLSLCFV; this is encoded by the coding sequence ATGCCCTATGTACCCGTTACAGAGCTTTCGCAGTACGTTGGAAAGGAACTGGGACGTTCCGCCTGGCTGAAGATCGATCAGCAACGCATCAACCTGTTCGCCGAGGCTACCGGCGATTACCAGTTCATTCATGTGGACCCGGTGAAAGCGGCCAAGACCCCCTTCGGCACCACCATCGCCCATGGTTTCCTCACCCTGTCGCTGATCCCCAAGTTGATGGAAGACATCCTGGTACTGCCCGAAGGGCTGAAGATGGTGGTCAACTATGGGCTCGACAGCGTGCGCTTCATCCAACCGGTAAAAGTCGACAGCAATGTAAGGCTGAAGGTCGAGCTGGTCGACGCCACCGAGAAGAAGCCGGGGCAGTGGCTGCTCAAGGCGACTGCCACCCTCGAGATCGAGGGTGAAGAGAAACCGGCCTATATCGCCGAACCACTGTCGCTCTGCTTCGTCTGA
- a CDS encoding oxidoreductase yields MYLTPQHVLLAGATGLTGEHLLDRLLSEPTISRVLAPTRRPLAEHPHLENPVGDPAVFLPQLAGRVDIAFCCLGTTLKQAGSESAFRAVDLDMVVAFSKRAREMGARHLLVISALGADPKSSVFYNRVKGEMEEALKQQDWPQLTIVRPSLLLGERTPPRLGERLAAPFSRLVPGKYRGIEVCALARALWRLALEEEDGIRVVESDELRKLGKR; encoded by the coding sequence ATGTACTTGACGCCTCAGCATGTCCTGCTTGCCGGTGCCACGGGTCTGACGGGTGAACACCTGCTCGACCGCCTGCTCAGCGAACCCACCATCAGCCGTGTGCTGGCACCCACCCGCCGGCCGCTGGCCGAGCACCCGCACCTGGAAAACCCGGTGGGTGACCCGGCTGTGTTTCTCCCGCAACTGGCAGGTCGTGTCGATATAGCGTTCTGCTGCCTGGGCACCACCCTCAAGCAGGCCGGCTCCGAATCCGCCTTCCGCGCCGTCGACCTGGACATGGTCGTGGCCTTCAGCAAACGCGCCCGGGAGATGGGCGCGCGCCACCTGCTGGTGATCAGCGCGCTGGGCGCCGACCCGAAATCCTCGGTGTTCTACAACCGGGTCAAGGGTGAAATGGAAGAAGCGCTCAAACAGCAGGACTGGCCGCAGTTGACCATCGTGCGGCCGTCGCTGCTACTGGGCGAGCGCACCCCGCCACGCTTGGGTGAGCGCTTGGCTGCACCGTTCTCGCGGCTGGTGCCGGGCAAGTACCGGGGTATCGAGGTTTGCGCCTTGGCCCGGGCGTTGTGGCGCCTGGCGCTGGAGGAGGAGGATGGCATACGCGTCGTCGAGTCCGACGAGTTGCGCAAGCTGGGCAAGCGCTGA
- a CDS encoding CidA/LrgA family protein codes for MLLRGLTWLVLFQLLGTAINHLFLAILPGPIIGLLLLLAFLMIRGEVGKPLNDAASSLLRYLPLLLVPPAVGVMVYAKDIAADFWAIVGALLISCLLTLVFVGVLMQKLIHRQGQREEQP; via the coding sequence ATGCTGTTGCGTGGTTTGACCTGGCTGGTGCTGTTCCAGTTGCTGGGGACGGCGATCAATCACCTGTTCCTGGCGATCCTGCCCGGGCCGATCATCGGCCTGCTGCTGTTGCTGGCCTTCCTGATGATCCGCGGCGAAGTCGGCAAGCCGCTCAACGACGCCGCCAGCAGTCTGCTGCGCTACCTGCCGTTGCTGCTGGTGCCACCGGCGGTGGGGGTGATGGTCTACGCCAAGGATATCGCCGCGGACTTCTGGGCCATCGTCGGCGCGCTGCTGATCTCCTGCCTGCTGACCTTGGTGTTCGTCGGCGTGCTCATGCAGAAACTCATCCATCGCCAGGGCCAGCGCGAGGAGCAGCCATGA
- a CDS encoding bifunctional DedA family/phosphatase PAP2 family protein — translation MGQWLDSLTAWLSANPQWLGLAIFVIACVECLAIAGIIVPGTVLLFAVAVLAGSGAFTLGQTLLLGFLGGLLGDAISYGVGKYFHQNIRRLPLLRSHPEWIGSAEAYFQRYGIASLLVGRFIGPLRPMLPMVAGMFDMPLPRFIAVSLVAGAGWSVAYLLPGWATGAAMRLPLPEGFWLDAGIVFGTLAVLVGLSLNSSLRDQRYGTRLIAALSGLAVAALFIGWPYLNEFDQGLMTLVQEHRSQAIDGAVVVITRLGDFRTQFFLGGLLTGLLLLARQWRHALFAGATLIGTALANGSLKWLFARARPEVLADPLTSYSMPSGHSSASFAFFLVLAVLAGRGQPPRMRLTWMLLGCLPALAIALSRVYLGAHWPTDILAGALLACCVCAASLTLVQHRQPLMALSQRVWWLVLPACVALLAFFALHALPKALLRYQY, via the coding sequence ATGGGCCAATGGCTCGACAGCCTGACCGCCTGGCTCAGCGCCAACCCGCAGTGGCTTGGCCTGGCGATTTTCGTGATCGCCTGCGTGGAATGCCTGGCCATCGCCGGCATCATCGTGCCCGGCACCGTGCTGCTGTTCGCCGTCGCCGTGCTGGCCGGCAGCGGTGCCTTCACGCTTGGGCAAACCTTGCTGCTGGGCTTCCTCGGCGGCCTGCTCGGTGACGCGATCTCCTATGGCGTGGGCAAGTATTTCCACCAGAACATCCGCCGCCTGCCGCTGCTGCGCAGCCACCCGGAGTGGATCGGCAGCGCCGAAGCGTACTTCCAGCGCTACGGTATCGCCAGCCTGCTGGTCGGCCGCTTCATCGGCCCGCTGCGCCCGATGCTGCCGATGGTGGCCGGCATGTTCGACATGCCGCTGCCGCGCTTCATCGCCGTCAGCCTGGTGGCCGGCGCCGGTTGGTCGGTCGCCTACCTGCTGCCCGGCTGGGCCACCGGCGCGGCGATGCGCCTGCCACTACCGGAGGGCTTCTGGCTGGATGCCGGGATCGTCTTCGGCACCCTCGCGGTGCTGGTCGGCCTGAGCCTGAACAGCAGCCTACGCGACCAGCGCTACGGTACACGGCTGATTGCCGCACTGAGCGGCCTGGCGGTAGCGGCGCTGTTCATCGGCTGGCCCTACCTCAACGAGTTCGACCAGGGCCTGATGACCCTGGTGCAGGAGCATCGCAGCCAGGCTATCGACGGCGCCGTGGTGGTGATCACCCGCCTCGGTGACTTCCGCACCCAATTCTTCCTGGGGGGGCTGCTGACCGGGCTGCTATTGCTGGCCCGGCAATGGCGTCATGCCCTGTTCGCCGGCGCGACGCTGATCGGCACGGCACTGGCCAATGGCTCGTTGAAATGGCTGTTCGCCCGCGCGCGCCCGGAAGTGCTGGCCGACCCGTTGACCAGCTACAGCATGCCCAGCGGCCACAGCTCGGCATCGTTCGCGTTCTTCCTGGTGCTGGCGGTACTGGCCGGCCGTGGGCAGCCGCCGCGCATGCGCCTCACCTGGATGCTGCTGGGCTGCTTGCCGGCGCTGGCCATCGCCCTGTCGCGGGTGTACCTGGGGGCTCACTGGCCGACGGATATCCTGGCCGGGGCATTGCTGGCGTGCTGCGTGTGCGCCGCGAGCCTGACACTGGTGCAACATCGCCAGCCGCTCATGGCGTTGTCACAACGGGTGTGGTGGCTTGTGTTACCGGCGTGTGTCGCGTTGCTGGCGTTCTTTGCCCTGCACGCATTGCCCAAGGCATTGTTGCGTTACCAATATTGA
- a CDS encoding LrgB family protein, with protein MTLDWHGALDAVVHHPLFGIGITLAAYQLVLAAYERTRWIFLQPVLVSMLVVIGVLLLCGIDYSEYRKSTEIMNILLGPATVALAVPLYLNLRRIRQLFWPTFTTLVVGGLFATVACLALGWWFGAEHMILMTMAPKSVTSPIAMLVAEQIGGVAALAAVFVLITGVIGAIFGPALLTRFGVLSPEARGMALGVTAHAVGTSVALQESDECGAFAALAMSLMGVATAVFLPLAVSLVA; from the coding sequence ATGACGCTCGACTGGCACGGCGCGCTCGATGCGGTCGTCCACCACCCGCTGTTCGGCATCGGCATCACGCTGGCCGCCTACCAGCTGGTGCTGGCAGCTTACGAAAGGACCCGCTGGATCTTCCTGCAGCCGGTGCTGGTGTCGATGCTGGTGGTGATCGGCGTACTGCTGTTGTGCGGCATCGACTACAGCGAGTACCGCAAGAGCACCGAGATCATGAACATCCTCCTCGGCCCGGCCACCGTGGCCCTGGCGGTGCCGCTGTACCTCAACCTGCGGCGTATCCGCCAACTGTTCTGGCCGACATTTACTACGCTGGTAGTCGGGGGGCTGTTCGCCACCGTCGCGTGCCTGGCGCTGGGTTGGTGGTTCGGCGCCGAGCACATGATCCTGATGACCATGGCACCGAAGTCGGTGACTTCGCCCATCGCCATGCTGGTGGCCGAGCAGATTGGTGGCGTGGCGGCCCTGGCGGCGGTGTTCGTGCTGATCACAGGGGTGATCGGGGCGATCTTCGGCCCGGCGCTGCTGACCCGCTTCGGTGTGCTCAGCCCCGAGGCTCGGGGCATGGCGCTGGGGGTGACCGCCCATGCAGTGGGCACCTCGGTGGCCTTGCAGGAAAGTGATGAATGCGGCGCTTTCGCCGCGCTGGCGATGAGCCTGATGGGTGTGGCCACGGCAGTGTTCCTGCCGTTGGCAGTCAGCCTGGTGGCTTGA
- a CDS encoding LON peptidase substrate-binding domain-containing protein, with amino-acid sequence MTLPLFPLNTVLFPGCLLDLQIFEARYLDMIGRCMKQGTGFGVVCILEGEQVGKAPPAVASIGCEALIRDFVQQDNGLLGIRVEGVRRFTVGQTEVQKDQLMLAEVQWLPDQADSPLVEQDDDLLALLLALGEHPMVEALDMPRDVDGRQALGNQLAYLLPFMEEDKLGLLAIDSPQQRLEAIQALLERIQGELFA; translated from the coding sequence ATGACGCTACCGCTTTTTCCCCTCAATACCGTGCTGTTTCCCGGTTGCCTGCTCGACCTGCAGATCTTCGAGGCGCGTTACCTGGACATGATCGGCCGCTGCATGAAACAGGGCACGGGCTTTGGTGTGGTGTGCATCCTCGAAGGCGAGCAGGTGGGCAAGGCCCCGCCAGCGGTGGCTTCGATTGGCTGCGAGGCGCTGATCCGCGATTTCGTGCAGCAGGACAATGGCTTGCTGGGTATCCGGGTCGAAGGCGTCAGGCGGTTCACTGTTGGGCAGACCGAGGTGCAGAAGGACCAGCTCATGCTCGCCGAGGTGCAGTGGCTGCCCGACCAGGCGGACAGCCCGTTGGTAGAGCAGGACGATGACCTGCTGGCGTTGCTGCTGGCCCTGGGGGAGCACCCGATGGTGGAAGCGCTGGACATGCCCCGCGATGTCGATGGGCGCCAGGCGCTGGGCAACCAGCTGGCGTACCTGCTGCCGTTCATGGAGGAGGACAAGCTGGGCCTGCTGGCGATCGACTCGCCGCAGCAGCGGCTGGAGGCGATCCAGGCGCTGCTGGAGCGGATCCAGGGCGAGTTGTTCGCCTGA
- the pbpC gene encoding peptidoglycan glycosyltransferase PbpC (penicillin-binding protein 1C): MPSLARPRRARVLRRVCVATLLVVALLWLADRIWPLPMPGDDLARVVLAEDGTPLWRFADADGVWRYPVSPDEVSPLYLEALLAYEDRWFYHHPGVNPMALARAAWLNLRGGRVVSGGSTLSMQVARLLDPHDRTLAGKLRQLWRTAQLEWHLSKPQILQIYLNRAPFGGTLQGVAAASWAYLGKSPKHLTPAEAALLAVLPQAPSRLRPDRHPERAQRARDKVLQRLAEYQVWPGQRIDEAREEPLLLAPRQEPALAPLLARRLNSPDSLPLIRTTIDAALQRRLEDLLLGWRARLPERTSAALLVVETQSMAVRAYLGSIDLGDERRFGHVDMIHALRSPGSTLKPFLYAMAMDEGLIHSESLLQDVPRRYGDYRPGNFSMGFSGPVSASSALALSLNLPAVQLLEAYGPKRFAAQMRMGGVPLILPPLAEPNLSLILGGAGSRLEDLVGGYAAFAREGRSAQIRLQPQDPLLERRLLSPGSAWITRRILSGLARPDRDPHAELVQRPQLAWKTGTSYGFRDAWSVGVGPRYLIGVWIGRPDGTPVPGQFGLASAAPLMLQVHDLLSNRDAQRGINVPVEAVPDSVGVAAICWPLGQPMNRQDPNCRRQRFAWTLDGTTPPTLQAADQPLGLGLHEPVWVNEQGLRVDSRCPGATARDIALWPAPLEPWLPRAERRLARLPAVDPACPPQVATSAPPLSIVGVRPGDNLRRPATSDEALQLRVSALGGGGQRWWFLNGQPLGETRGQDSLLVRFEQVGRTELSALDESGETARVEFQVSE; the protein is encoded by the coding sequence ATGCCAAGCTTAGCGCGCCCACGCCGTGCCAGGGTGCTGCGCCGCGTCTGCGTGGCGACCTTGCTGGTCGTCGCCCTGCTGTGGTTGGCCGATCGTATCTGGCCATTGCCGATGCCGGGCGACGACCTTGCCCGAGTGGTGCTGGCCGAGGACGGTACACCGTTGTGGCGTTTCGCCGACGCCGATGGCGTATGGCGCTATCCAGTCAGCCCGGACGAGGTGTCGCCGCTGTATCTCGAGGCGCTGCTGGCCTACGAGGACCGCTGGTTCTATCACCATCCAGGGGTCAACCCCATGGCCCTGGCCCGGGCGGCCTGGCTCAACCTGCGCGGCGGGCGCGTGGTGTCGGGAGGCAGCACCCTGTCGATGCAGGTGGCGCGCCTGCTTGATCCGCACGACCGCACGCTGGCGGGCAAACTGCGCCAGCTGTGGCGCACGGCGCAGCTGGAGTGGCACCTGTCGAAACCGCAGATCCTGCAGATCTACCTCAATCGCGCGCCGTTCGGCGGCACCCTGCAAGGTGTGGCGGCAGCCAGCTGGGCGTACCTGGGCAAGTCGCCGAAGCACCTGACGCCCGCCGAGGCCGCGCTGCTCGCCGTATTGCCCCAGGCCCCCAGCCGCTTGCGCCCGGACCGTCACCCCGAGCGTGCCCAGCGCGCCCGCGACAAGGTCCTGCAACGCCTGGCCGAGTACCAGGTGTGGCCGGGCCAGCGCATCGATGAAGCGCGAGAGGAGCCGCTGCTGCTGGCGCCACGTCAGGAGCCGGCGCTGGCGCCTTTGTTGGCCCGGCGCCTGAACAGCCCGGACAGCCTGCCGCTGATCCGCACCACGATCGACGCCGCCTTGCAGCGGCGTCTGGAGGACCTGCTGCTGGGCTGGCGCGCGCGCCTGCCTGAGCGCACTTCGGCGGCACTGCTGGTGGTGGAGACCCAGAGCATGGCGGTACGCGCCTATCTGGGGTCGATCGACCTGGGTGACGAACGCCGCTTCGGCCATGTCGACATGATCCACGCGCTGCGCTCGCCTGGTTCGACGCTCAAGCCTTTTCTCTATGCCATGGCCATGGATGAGGGCCTGATCCACTCAGAGTCGCTGCTGCAGGATGTGCCACGGCGCTACGGTGACTATCGTCCAGGCAATTTCTCCATGGGCTTCAGCGGCCCGGTGTCGGCCAGCTCCGCGTTGGCGCTGTCGCTCAATCTGCCGGCGGTGCAGTTGCTCGAGGCTTATGGCCCGAAGCGTTTCGCCGCGCAGATGCGCATGGGCGGCGTGCCGTTGATCCTGCCGCCTCTGGCAGAACCGAACCTGTCATTGATTTTGGGCGGCGCGGGCAGTCGGCTGGAGGACCTGGTCGGTGGCTATGCGGCGTTCGCCCGGGAGGGGCGTAGCGCACAGATTCGCCTGCAACCCCAGGACCCGTTGTTGGAGCGTCGGTTGTTGTCGCCGGGCTCTGCCTGGATCACCCGGCGTATTCTCAGCGGCCTGGCCCGTCCGGACCGCGACCCTCACGCTGAGCTGGTGCAGCGCCCACAGTTGGCCTGGAAGACCGGTACCAGCTATGGGTTTCGCGATGCCTGGTCGGTCGGCGTCGGCCCGCGCTACCTGATCGGCGTGTGGATTGGCCGCCCCGATGGCACCCCGGTGCCAGGGCAGTTCGGCCTGGCTTCGGCGGCGCCGTTGATGCTTCAGGTGCACGATCTGCTGAGCAACCGCGATGCCCAGCGTGGCATCAACGTACCGGTGGAGGCCGTGCCGGATTCGGTGGGGGTTGCGGCGATCTGCTGGCCCTTGGGCCAGCCGATGAACCGCCAGGACCCCAACTGTCGCCGCCAGCGCTTCGCCTGGACCCTCGACGGCACCACGCCGCCGACCTTGCAGGCGGCCGACCAGCCGTTGGGGCTTGGGTTGCATGAGCCCGTCTGGGTCAATGAGCAGGGATTGCGCGTGGACAGCCGTTGCCCAGGCGCCACGGCCCGCGACATTGCGTTGTGGCCGGCGCCGCTGGAGCCGTGGTTGCCCCGGGCCGAACGACGGTTGGCGCGGTTGCCGGCCGTGGATCCTGCCTGCCCGCCACAGGTGGCGACAAGCGCACCGCCCTTGTCGATCGTCGGGGTGCGCCCGGGTGACAACTTGCGCAGGCCGGCCACCAGCGACGAAGCGCTGCAACTGCGAGTGTCGGCGTTGGGGGGGGGAGGGCAACGCTGGTGGTTCCTCAATGGTCAGCCACTGGGCGAGACCCGAGGGCAGGACAGCCTGCTGGTGCGTTTCGAGCAGGTCGGGCGTACCGAGTTGAGTGCGTTGGATGAAAGTGGCGAAACAGCGCGAGTGGAGTTTCAGGTCAGCGAGTGA